One Spirochaeta lutea genomic window, AGAGACTGATGTAGCTGAAATCCGCTCCCACCGCGATGTTCATACTCAGCCAGGTCCAGTCGGGTCCGAAGATGGCACTAAAGGGTATGCTGGCAATGTTTGCCAGAAGTTTACCCCCGATGAAGTATCCGGACATCCGGGCAGGCTCGCCCCCCACCTGTTCAGGGCCGACACCGAAATGGGCTTGAAGCTTCACATTATCATCGAAGAAGGTCAGGCCCAGGCCGATTTTCCAGTAGGTCAGCCCCATAAAATCAGCATCGATATACATACCCTGAATAAACTCCGGTACCGAATACCCGGCCTTGTCTCCGGGCCGCAGATTGATCTGGAGATCGTCTATACCGAAATCATCGTAGGCCGTACCTTGGAATACCACCGAGTCATTGATCCGGGCCCCCTCCAAGGGACTGAGCAGGGCAATTTCCGGGGCTTCCTTATCGATGGTGTACAGGCTTCGGATTACCGCCGCCTCGCCGTTTCGGTACTCCGCCCGGAGAATGACCGCCAGAGGCCCGTTGGTCAGCTCGCCGGTTTCCACCCGGTACTTCCACTCATCCCGGGCCGGAAGACTGGTGAAGGTTTTTCCGTTATCTAGACTGATGCTCAGCCTGGAAAGCCGGGTCTGGTCGATGGCCTGGCGGTTTTCCCGGTTTTCGGGATCCAACCCATGGATGTACCCGGCGGTGCCCGATATAAAGGGCCGGTTGGAGAGCACATCGCCGCTCTGGTGACTGTCGATGGTAATGTACGGCCCCTGTTCCTGATAGAACAACCGGCGTTCGGGACTGGAAATCCGTTCCTCCGGGGTAGGCTCCACCACCGCCCGCAGACTCACCGGCCCGTTGGAGACCGTACCGCTTTCCATTTTGTAGGTAAAATACCCCCGGGGATCCACCTCCAGGGTGTCGGTAAAGCGGTCGTTCACGTAGAGCTGGGCACGGTTTACCGGAACGTTTCCGGTCACTCGGCCTTCCACAATCACCGGCCCATGCTGCACCTCCCCCTCCAGGGGATAGAGGATGTCCACCCGACTGGAGGTAACCTGGTCGGCCACCTGGAGATTTAAATCCACCAGAGACTCGTTCCCGGCCCCGTCCAGGGCGGTAAGCCGCAGATTGTACCAGCCCGGGGGGACATCCCCCAGGGGAATCTCATGCTGAAGGATTGGCTGGGTAGGCAGCTCGATAATCCGGGACTCGGCCTGGCCGTTGATGGGTTCCAGCAGAGCCGTAAGGGATTGAATTTCGATGTTATCGGTTACCCGGCCGCTCAGGGGGATGGCTCCGGCCAGCCTGGCTCCCTCAGCAGGTTGATCGATCTGCAGTACCGGCGGGGTGTTGTCCAGGGTTACCAGGGTAAAGTACTGGGCCGTTATACCGAAACGGTCGGTAGCGCTGACCTGGAGGCTGTAGGTGCCGTCAACAAAGATGCGGGTATCCAGCTGGTAGAGCCAATCCTGATCGATGGACGCCGGCTGGGTCGCCTGGGCTGCCTCTTCATCGGGGGAATCCGCGGATTGCGGGTCAACAGCAGGTTCCTCCCCGGACTGTTCGGATGGCGGGGCATGAGAATCACTGAGAAAATCATAGGGTGAAAGGGTCGTACGGTAAAAGGATGTACCGTTGTCCATGGAGACCTGGAGTTCCTCGACACCGTTTTGATCCCAGGTGCGGCCCACCAGATCCACCACACCCCGGCTGATATCGTCCACCCCTGGAGAATCCAGACTGATGCCCGGCTCCTGAAGGCTCACCGAGAAGGGCAGGTCAACGGTCTCCCCCTCCAGCCCGAAGCGGTCCACAGCGTAGACCTGGATCAGGTGCTCGTTATCCGAGAGGGTGCTCAGGGGAATCTCAATGCTGAAATTATTCTTTGTGGCCAGGGGACGGAACTCCCCGTCATCCAGGCGCCAGAAGATCTGATCCACACCGTCGTCATCGAATACCATTCCCGATATCTGCAGATCCTCAGTTATAACCGCATCAGCTTGGGGAATCTGAATCTGCACGCTGGGAAAGTCGGCCTCCAGATCCACCCGGGGTTTGGGGGTGTACACCGCGGAGTTCCCCGCCTGGTCGGTCACCCGGATGTGTAGGGTCTGATCGTTCTGGGTAAGCTGGGAGAAGTCTACTTCCACATCAACCGTGGGGCCCGGGGGCAGACTGGTATAGGTCTCGCCGTCCAGGCTGTATTCGACCTTCGTGATTCTACTCTGCTTGGAATCCGTGAGGATCCGGCCTGACACGGTGGTGCGGCCGTTGACCGCGGTGGTGGCCGGGGGGGTCAGCAGGCTGAACTGCGGGGCCGTCAGATCGATGAATACCGGGAGGTTCCGGACGCTTTCCCTGCCGTGCTCGTCCCTGCTGCGGACCGATAGAATCCGCCCCCCGGGCTCCAGGGTATTTACCGCCAGCTGGGAATTGTGGCTGGATTCCGGAAAATCCGCCATGGCCTGATCCACTGCGATCCCCGGCAAACTGCGCCAGGCACCGGGTGATTCGGCTTCCTGAGGTTTTTCCTTGGGCTGAATCAGGGGTTCCAACTCCAAGAACCGGTACTCCACAGCCTGGAGGGTGTGGGTGTCCCCGGAGGTCAATACCAGGGGAATGGGCTTATTGTGAATACTGGTCGGGCCCGGATTATCCAGGGTCAGGGATGGGCTGGCAAAATCCACGGTGACGGAGAAGGGCCCGATGGTCCGGGTTACGCCGTCCCGGGTGGTGATAATCAGCTCATGGCCCTCTTCGGTGCCCTCTGCCAGGGGTCGAAAATCCAGGGTATTGTTCCGGGTGCCGACCCGGAAGATTGCCGATTCCCGGGAAAGCTCGGCTGAGGCCAGGGGCCGGCCGGGTACGAAGGCACTGAATCCCTGGGGATCGGTGATCGTCAGCCGGGAGGCGCCGGTGATGGGCTGCCACTCCAGGTTCAAGCCGGGTACCGCCGGCACCCGGTCTTCCGGGCGGCTGAGGCCGGTGTAGGAGACCAGGGGGCCGGCCTGGGGAGCCAGAACCCGGGGTTCCCGGGAATCCGGGCCGAAGGCCGGGGATGAATCCCCGGTATCCAAGACCAGCAGGGTGGTTGAGCGGCGGCTTACCCAGCCGTCTTTTGTGACAACATGAATCGTAAGTTCATGAAGCCCGTAGGGCAGGTCCCTGGAGGAAATCCGGGCGGTAAGAGGAATCCTGCCCGATTCATCAGTCGATCCCTTGGAGAGACCCGTATACTCAGCTCCGTTGAGGGAATATTCGGCACTGGCGATCTCGGAGGCCGGCAGCCCCTGAAGGAAGGAACCAACCTCGGCAGTACTGCCCAGGCTCACCACAGGAAACTGGGTCAGGGACAAAACCGGGGCTCCCGAAAAGCCCGGCTGCGGATAGGGAACCGGGAGGGTTATCCGGGTTTCCCGCCCTGGCTCATTCTGCCGGTCTACAGCCCGGAGTCTGAGGGTCTGGGAGCCGGGCTCGAGACGGCCGAAGGTCAGCTGGTCTGGATACATGATGAAATCTTGGTAGTGGTTACGCTGGTCAAAACGCACCAGGGTCTGGAACTCACCATCCCCCATTGCCCCTTCCAGACGGGAGATTCCATCGAGATCCTTCACGATTCCAGCCAGGGCGTACCGCAGGTTGGATTGCTGTACTAGCTGATCCTCAGCAGCCTGGCCGTCGAAGACAGCCGAGGCCTGGGCCAGAACCTGAATTACAGCTTGGTCGTTCCTCCGGGTTTCGCCTTCGGCAAGAACCGGCAGGGGTTCGGGGGTAAGGGTGGTGATCCCCCGGACGAGCCGGGTGGTTCTGCCTGCGGAATCCATCGCTTCTACGATGAGACCGTAGTACTCCTTGGGGCGTTCCCCCAAATCGACGGAGGTCCGGAAGGACCAGAGTCCCGAGCCCCGGGGGCTCGCGGGAATATCGGTGAAGGTCTTTCCGTCATCCAGGGAGTAGCGGACCCTCTCGATCCGGAAGGAATCCCGGGCCTCACCGGCAATTGCCAGGGAGTTCCCGCTAATGAACTGGCCCGATGGAAGGGAGAGTTCCAGCCGGGGATTGGTCAAATCAACCTCCACACTGAAGGGAGGGGATTCAATGATTACCCCGTCCCGAAGCTCCGCCCGGATCCGTACCCCGCTTAGGGTTCCTTCAGCCTGGGGAGTAATCTGGAAAAGGGCTTGCTGGTTGCTTCGGCTTCCCACGGGCAGATTACGCGCCCCCTGGGTCAACCGGATGATGGAGGACTCATCAGCCCCGGGATTTTCAGTGTCAGCTCCGGTGGCGTCGTCCTGCCCTTCCTGACCGGGCAGAACCAAGGATACGGAAGCCTGGTCGGGCCCCTGGGGAAGTCCATCCATGCCGAACACCGTCCCGGTCAGGGGCCGCTGGGTTGAAAAACTCATGGTCGTACCGGAGAACCGTTCGTCGCTTATCACAATCCGGGGTTCGGATTCGTTCCGCCGGAGATCCTGAATGGTTAATAGGCCCTGGGCAGCCCCCGCGAGGGAAAACTCGTCCTGAACAAGGAGCTGGAAGGCGACCGAACCGTAGCCAAGCCCTTGGGGCAGCTCGGCCTCTACCTTGTACTGCTGTCCCTGGGGGCCCCGTTGTTCCGGGGGTATCTCGGTGATCCGGGCCTTGACCTCCACAGGCTGCCGGGCGAAATCCCCGGGATCGGCTCCCCTCTGGAGGGCCGCCTGGCCGGGTTGCAGAATCAGAAGCCCTTCCCGCAGGCGGGTCTCAGAGTGAACCAGGGCGGTAAGGGATGCCTTCCGCTGGGGATCGTAGGAGAGACCGGGCCGGTAGCTCGCCGGTTGCTGTTCCTGAGCATCCTGGTAGGTGAGGGTTTCGATGCTGACCTTGGGGGCCGGAGGCAACACGGTGAGCTCAAGCCGGCGGGGCAGACTCTGGTAGCCGAACTCATCGGTGCCCGTTAGGGTAACGGTCTTGTCTCCCGGAGGTACATCCGATAGGTCGATGGTGAACACCGGCCCGGCCGGAAGACTGCGGGATTCCTCCCAAAGCCCCTCGACCCTAACCGTGCTTCCGGGATGAACCCCGTCTAAGCGTCCGGAAATACTGGTATCCCGGCTT contains:
- a CDS encoding Ig-like domain-containing protein, producing MHQRILRTIPLILIMLAALGIPLSARGTNEEGWVPVEGQENWRRELDISEQKPGTYNVIIRGRDYAGNEFVEGPYNLQIDPDSDLPVSRIIYPEEESVVRDDVNIIGIAVDDDAVGRVEVALNDGEFQTAQGTDYWRFAIPAEELENGVHTIRVRSTDIYGVPGNEITGTFTLDTQNPEVRVSSHENGAQVTGRVRFEGIAVDANGLSEIWLEIPRVSDGQSPDTLPASLEEDRQEFDMERLRFRRDRETGEYSFSFDVDTRRLEDGPHVYWIRGVDTTGAEGRYPFLFFVDNKAPDITILNPGQDEATFGTLFINGVIRDTMGIQRFWYEWQDQEIEIPLTSGNPFWNITLDTRELTSKTIAVPFYALDTSGNQSRAEIRVTNDREGARPVVRLFEIPVMPSPDPSLSTGSAATRDLGRAVQPEPSQQGTYRFAGEESLRVSRDTSISGRLDGVHPGSTVRVEGLWEESRSLPAGPVFTIDLSDVPPGDKTVTLTGTDEFGYQSLPRRLELTVLPPAPKVSIETLTYQDAQEQQPASYRPGLSYDPQRKASLTALVHSETRLREGLLILQPGQAALQRGADPGDFARQPVEVKARITEIPPEQRGPQGQQYKVEAELPQGLGYGSVAFQLLVQDEFSLAGAAQGLLTIQDLRRNESEPRIVISDERFSGTTMSFSTQRPLTGTVFGMDGLPQGPDQASVSLVLPGQEGQDDATGADTENPGADESSIIRLTQGARNLPVGSRSNQQALFQITPQAEGTLSGVRIRAELRDGVIIESPPFSVEVDLTNPRLELSLPSGQFISGNSLAIAGEARDSFRIERVRYSLDDGKTFTDIPASPRGSGLWSFRTSVDLGERPKEYYGLIVEAMDSAGRTTRLVRGITTLTPEPLPVLAEGETRRNDQAVIQVLAQASAVFDGQAAEDQLVQQSNLRYALAGIVKDLDGISRLEGAMGDGEFQTLVRFDQRNHYQDFIMYPDQLTFGRLEPGSQTLRLRAVDRQNEPGRETRITLPVPYPQPGFSGAPVLSLTQFPVVSLGSTAEVGSFLQGLPASEIASAEYSLNGAEYTGLSKGSTDESGRIPLTARISSRDLPYGLHELTIHVVTKDGWVSRRSTTLLVLDTGDSSPAFGPDSREPRVLAPQAGPLVSYTGLSRPEDRVPAVPGLNLEWQPITGASRLTITDPQGFSAFVPGRPLASAELSRESAIFRVGTRNNTLDFRPLAEGTEEGHELIITTRDGVTRTIGPFSVTVDFASPSLTLDNPGPTSIHNKPIPLVLTSGDTHTLQAVEYRFLELEPLIQPKEKPQEAESPGAWRSLPGIAVDQAMADFPESSHNSQLAVNTLEPGGRILSVRSRDEHGRESVRNLPVFIDLTAPQFSLLTPPATTAVNGRTTVSGRILTDSKQSRITKVEYSLDGETYTSLPPGPTVDVEVDFSQLTQNDQTLHIRVTDQAGNSAVYTPKPRVDLEADFPSVQIQIPQADAVITEDLQISGMVFDDDGVDQIFWRLDDGEFRPLATKNNFSIEIPLSTLSDNEHLIQVYAVDRFGLEGETVDLPFSVSLQEPGISLDSPGVDDISRGVVDLVGRTWDQNGVEELQVSMDNGTSFYRTTLSPYDFLSDSHAPPSEQSGEEPAVDPQSADSPDEEAAQATQPASIDQDWLYQLDTRIFVDGTYSLQVSATDRFGITAQYFTLVTLDNTPPVLQIDQPAEGARLAGAIPLSGRVTDNIEIQSLTALLEPINGQAESRIIELPTQPILQHEIPLGDVPPGWYNLRLTALDGAGNESLVDLNLQVADQVTSSRVDILYPLEGEVQHGPVIVEGRVTGNVPVNRAQLYVNDRFTDTLEVDPRGYFTYKMESGTVSNGPVSLRAVVEPTPEERISSPERRLFYQEQGPYITIDSHQSGDVLSNRPFISGTAGYIHGLDPENRENRQAIDQTRLSRLSISLDNGKTFTSLPARDEWKYRVETGELTNGPLAVILRAEYRNGEAAVIRSLYTIDKEAPEIALLSPLEGARINDSVVFQGTAYDDFGIDDLQINLRPGDKAGYSVPEFIQGMYIDADFMGLTYWKIGLGLTFFDDNVKLQAHFGVGPEQVGGEPARMSGYFIGGKLLANIASIPFSAIFGPDWTWLSMNIAVGADFSYISLYNPIEFDTGVDVKTIDGVVLSAIVAQIEFPRINIEDLAAFNTYSFYTEPEVWFVPSDVDPKIVPKITFGVRVGLF